TCCTCAAGGTTTTCCTGTCGTGACCGTCATTGATACGAACGACTCCTGGGCAGTACTGAATGTCCGCGAGGATCAGCTTCGTCATTTTACTAAAGGTCAGCGATTCAATGCTTATTTACCCGCACTTGGCCATTCACTGGAATTTGAAGTGACACATATCGCCGTCATGGGTGACTTTGCCACTTGGCGTTCAACCGATGCCTCACAAGGCTTCGACTTGCGCACATTTGAGGTCGAGGCTCGCCCATTGGCGCACAAGGATACCCTGCGCATGGGTATGAGCTTAGTTGTTGAGTTGTAACATGGCTAATTTATTCGCCACGCAGTGGCGCATACTGCAACGAGACCGATGGCTGCTCTCGTGTCTGACATGGATACCGCTTGTTTTGGTCGTATCAATCTGGGCGATATTCTCTCAAGGTATCGCAAGAGACCTCCCCATTGGCATTGTCGATTTATCCCACAGTCAACTTTCAAGACAGCTTAGTCGCAACTATGATGCGACCTCCACGTTGTCTGTCGCTCATCACTTTACTGATATTTCCCAAGCAAAGCATGCATTGGTTTCAAGCCAAGTGTATGCATACGTGATTATTCCGAATAATTTTGACAAAGACATCTATCGCGGCCTGCCTCCAAAGGTGAGTGCATTCTACAACAGCCAAACGATATTGATTGGTAAGCTAATCAGCTCAGCGTTATTGCAAGCCCACACGACATTCAATGCGCACATTGATGCATCAAAAGCACTTGCCAAAGGAAACCATACCTTGGGCTCTGCAGTAGGCAATGCACTTCCAGTGCAAACGCAAATTACACCTCTGTTTAACAAAAACACCAACTACGCTCAATTCCTAGTTTCTGCCATTGTTCCAGCTTTGTGGCAAATCATCATCGTGGTTTCAACCATATTAGTGTTGACCGCCAATCACAGAGACAGAGGTTTGGCTCATTGGTTAAACAGAGCCCCAACCACACAGTGGTTTTACACATTGCTGCCTTATTTCCCCGTATTTATGGCGCAAGGTTTCACTTTTCTTTGCTGGTTTTATCTGGGTTTTGATTGGCCAATGAATGGCAGTTTACTGGTGCTGATGTTTGCTCAAGGGCTGACAGTGATAGCCTGTATGATCATGGGCAGTTTTTTCTTCTTTTTAACACTCGACCCTGCGCGCGCAATGAGTTTTGCAGGGGCATTTACTGCGCCCAGTTTTGCTTTTATGGGCATCACTTTTCCAGTCACTGACATGAACCCAATCGCACAGTTCTGGCGAAGTTTGCTCCCTATCAGCCATTACATCGAGGCTCAAGTAAGCCAAGTCAGCTATGGGCAACTTGGGGTTACCACGGCGCTACATCTGTTACCAATGTTAGGGTACCTGTTGCCTGCATTACTATCGGTATTTTTGATCAACAAGCATCTATCCCACCATCACAGCCTCAATATAAAGGGGGCCAAATGACATTCAAAGAAGTGTTCTACGCTGAACTCAAAGCGCTTCTAACAAACCCGGTTGTAATGCTCACGGTATTTGGAGGTGTTGTGTTTTATTCTTTCCTCTACCCGCTCCCGTATAGCCAACAAACCCCGAGAGAGCAAAAAATCAGCATTGTCAACCTTGATCAAAGCCAGATAAGCTTCAAACTGGAACGCATGGTGGATGCGACACCACAAGCGAAGGTTGTTCAACGAGATTACACCATCGAATCAGCTCACCAAGCCTTTCTCAACGGTGAGGTGAGCGGCTTTCTAGTCATTCCAGAGCATTTCTATAAAGACTTATTGCTCGGTAAAAGCCCAACGCTATCCTTTGCCGGCGATGCTTCCTATTTTCTGGTTTACGGCACCATCGTTGAGGGATTG
This window of the Vibrio neptunius genome carries:
- a CDS encoding ABC transporter permease, whose protein sequence is MANLFATQWRILQRDRWLLSCLTWIPLVLVVSIWAIFSQGIARDLPIGIVDLSHSQLSRQLSRNYDATSTLSVAHHFTDISQAKHALVSSQVYAYVIIPNNFDKDIYRGLPPKVSAFYNSQTILIGKLISSALLQAHTTFNAHIDASKALAKGNHTLGSAVGNALPVQTQITPLFNKNTNYAQFLVSAIVPALWQIIIVVSTILVLTANHRDRGLAHWLNRAPTTQWFYTLLPYFPVFMAQGFTFLCWFYLGFDWPMNGSLLVLMFAQGLTVIACMIMGSFFFFLTLDPARAMSFAGAFTAPSFAFMGITFPVTDMNPIAQFWRSLLPISHYIEAQVSQVSYGQLGVTTALHLLPMLGYLLPALLSVFLINKHLSHHHSLNIKGAK